From a single Chloroflexota bacterium genomic region:
- a CDS encoding GHMP kinase has protein sequence MLIARAPLRISLAGGGTDLPAYYEEHGGLVISTTIDKFVYARVASNASRSAQIVSADYQTSYLHGRGTPMCWDGDLSLPRAVLHEMDLHDGVSVFLASEVPPGTGLGSSSAMAVALVQVLAMYRDAPLTRQQVADLACRIEIEKLSAPIGKQDQYAAAFGGLNAIQFERGGVKVEPVRTPPGLLDRLSRRLVLFFTGTARSSATILRAQQAASASGDPQALAGLHQIRGLATVCRGLLEQGDVDAIGELLHEGWMRKRSLTSGITTGQIDELYDTALAHGALGGKITGAGGGGFLLLYCRQGRKADVISAMTARGLRQMDFCFEPRGVLVSSLNWQDTEEFGASRASA, from the coding sequence ATGCTCATTGCTCGCGCCCCACTCCGCATCAGTCTCGCCGGCGGTGGGACAGATCTCCCTGCGTACTACGAAGAGCATGGTGGGCTGGTCATCTCGACCACCATTGACAAGTTCGTCTATGCGCGCGTGGCCTCGAATGCGTCTCGCAGCGCACAGATCGTGTCGGCGGACTACCAGACGTCCTATCTGCACGGACGGGGGACGCCGATGTGCTGGGATGGCGATCTCTCGCTGCCGCGCGCGGTGCTCCACGAGATGGATCTGCATGACGGCGTGTCGGTCTTTCTGGCGTCCGAAGTGCCACCAGGGACCGGCCTTGGATCGTCCAGCGCGATGGCTGTCGCGCTGGTGCAAGTGCTGGCGATGTACCGCGATGCGCCACTCACCCGGCAGCAGGTAGCCGACCTGGCGTGCAGGATCGAGATCGAGAAGCTGTCCGCGCCCATCGGCAAGCAGGATCAGTACGCGGCGGCGTTTGGTGGCCTCAACGCCATCCAGTTCGAGCGGGGCGGGGTGAAAGTCGAGCCAGTGCGGACGCCGCCGGGCCTGCTCGACCGTCTCAGCCGGCGGCTGGTGCTCTTCTTCACGGGGACCGCACGCAGCTCGGCGACGATCCTGCGCGCCCAGCAGGCCGCCAGCGCCAGCGGCGATCCGCAAGCCCTGGCGGGGCTCCACCAGATTCGTGGGCTTGCCACGGTCTGCCGTGGCCTCCTGGAGCAGGGCGACGTGGACGCCATCGGCGAGCTGCTGCACGAGGGGTGGATGCGTAAGCGGTCGCTGACCTCAGGCATCACCACCGGTCAGATCGACGAGCTGTACGACACGGCCCTGGCGCACGGCGCGCTGGGTGGAAAGATCACCGGCGCCGGCGGCGGCGGATTCCTGCTGCTCTACTGCCGACAGGGGCGGAAGGCCGACGTGATCTCAGCGATGACCGCGCGCGGGCTGCGCCAGATGGATTTCTGCTTCGAGCCGCGCGGCGTCCTGGTGTCGTCCTTGAACTGGCAGGACACCGAAGAGTTCGGCGCGTCGCGGGCGAGCGCGTAG
- a CDS encoding nucleotidyltransferase family protein, producing MQALILAAGLGTRLGGLTADRPKCMLTFGDAPLIEHLVVWLRQHGIDDIAVNLHYLPETITSFLGDGRRFGVSVTYSYERELLGTAGAARKLAPHFTGPVVVVYGDGYTNLDLGRVLEYHAARRRAETPHMTMVLYHVPDPTACGIVALDRDDRVVRFVEKPAREDVFGDLASAGVLVLERALLERIPDAAVWDFGRDELPALLADGVPVYGVPLHEQEYLIDIGTPSSYRRASSLSAAGAGAAGRSRLPN from the coding sequence GTGCAAGCATTGATTCTCGCGGCAGGCCTGGGGACACGGCTCGGCGGGCTGACCGCCGACCGTCCCAAGTGTATGCTGACCTTCGGCGACGCGCCCCTCATCGAGCATCTCGTAGTGTGGCTGCGCCAGCACGGGATTGACGACATCGCGGTCAACCTGCACTACCTGCCCGAGACCATCACCTCGTTCCTGGGCGATGGCCGGCGGTTCGGTGTCAGCGTCACCTACTCCTACGAACGCGAGCTGCTGGGCACGGCTGGCGCCGCTCGGAAGCTGGCGCCGCACTTCACGGGGCCGGTCGTCGTGGTCTATGGCGACGGGTACACCAATCTCGACCTGGGCCGCGTGCTGGAGTACCACGCCGCGCGCCGGCGTGCCGAGACGCCCCACATGACGATGGTCCTCTATCACGTGCCGGATCCAACGGCCTGCGGCATCGTCGCGCTGGATCGAGACGACCGCGTGGTGCGGTTCGTGGAGAAGCCAGCCCGGGAAGACGTGTTCGGCGATCTCGCCAGCGCCGGCGTGCTCGTGCTTGAGCGCGCGCTGCTCGAGCGCATTCCCGATGCAGCGGTCTGGGACTTCGGGCGCGACGAGCTGCCCGCGCTGCTCGCCGACGGCGTGCCCGTGTACGGCGTGCCACTGCACGAGCAGGAGTACCTGATCGACATCGGGACGCCGTCATCCTACCGACGAGCGAGCAGCCTGTCTGCCGCCGGAGCCGGCGCAGCAGGGCGCAGTAGACTGCCCAATTGA